A window from Sinanaerobacter sp. ZZT-01 encodes these proteins:
- a CDS encoding ornithine aminomutase subunit alpha — translation MERKDDFAERRKHIAKLSDEELYNKFWELTAQVVDPLLDLGKKNTTPSVERAVLLRMGVSSLQSKPIVEGCMDRGLMGKGAGHVVYKFSKAKNISIPEAAAMLAEGNGWDEAVALFKGGK, via the coding sequence ATGGAAAGAAAAGATGATTTTGCAGAACGCAGAAAGCATATTGCGAAACTTTCAGACGAAGAATTATACAACAAGTTCTGGGAGTTGACAGCACAAGTTGTTGATCCGCTTCTGGATTTGGGAAAGAAAAACACAACTCCTTCTGTAGAAAGAGCAGTTCTTCTGCGAATGGGTGTTTCCTCACTTCAATCAAAACCAATTGTTGAAGGGTGTATGGACAGAGGATTGATGGGAAAAGGTGCAGGTCACGTAGTTTATAAATTCTCAAAGGCTAAGAACATTTCAATTCCTGAAGCAGCGGCAATGTTAGCAGAGGGCAATGGTTGGGATGAAGCAGTTGCATTGTTTAAAGGAGGGAAATAA